Proteins encoded together in one Microbacterium oxydans window:
- a CDS encoding cytochrome b, giving the protein MSRESPTLDQTAPKKSPPLGGRFVGAASNYIDERTSVSGLLKELSRKVFPDHWSFMLGEIALWAFVVVFISGTFLTFFFQASMVPTHYTGAYAPMRGMEMTAAFDSALRISFDIRGGLLVRQIHHWAALVFVAGIGLHMLRVFFTGAFRKPRELNWVIGFILFILAMAEGFTGYSLPDDLLSGNGLRIIDGMIKGLPLIGTWTSFMLFGGEFPGTDIIGRLYTLHILILPMLVIALIVVHLMLMIINKHTQFAGPGRTNDNVVGYPMMPVYAAKMGGFFFIVFGVIVVLGTFFQILPFWIYGPYDPSPISAGTQPDWYIGFADGALRLAPPNWDVVMFDRTWSFGIIVPVVVMGLFIVTVAIYPFLEAWITGDKREHHIAERPRNAATRTAIGVAGMIFYAVLWAAASSDLIATHFMLTMEGVIHSLQALLLIGPLSGYFVTKRICIALQKKDREIVLHGFESGRIVRLPGGEFVEVHQPVDEYDRWKLIDVESYEPLVVRPNAKGRIPWTENVRSAVSRWFFEDRLVPLTQADIDAADAHGGHGHQEELAEGGPTAEVAGSGNAEGRQD; this is encoded by the coding sequence ATGTCCCGTGAGTCCCCGACTCTCGACCAGACGGCCCCGAAGAAGTCACCGCCCCTCGGCGGACGCTTCGTCGGCGCCGCCTCGAACTACATCGACGAGCGCACCAGCGTCTCCGGCCTTCTCAAGGAGCTGAGCCGGAAGGTCTTCCCCGACCACTGGTCGTTCATGCTCGGCGAGATCGCGCTGTGGGCGTTCGTGGTGGTGTTCATCTCCGGCACGTTCCTCACCTTCTTCTTCCAGGCCTCGATGGTGCCGACGCACTACACCGGTGCCTACGCCCCGATGCGCGGGATGGAGATGACCGCGGCCTTCGACTCGGCGTTGCGGATCTCGTTCGACATCCGCGGCGGGCTCCTGGTTCGCCAGATCCACCACTGGGCGGCGCTCGTGTTCGTGGCCGGCATCGGCCTCCACATGCTGCGGGTGTTCTTCACGGGCGCGTTCCGCAAGCCTCGCGAGCTCAACTGGGTGATCGGGTTCATCCTGTTCATCCTGGCGATGGCCGAGGGCTTCACCGGGTACTCGCTCCCGGACGACCTGCTCTCCGGCAACGGTCTGCGCATCATCGATGGGATGATCAAGGGTCTCCCGCTGATCGGCACCTGGACCTCGTTCATGCTGTTCGGCGGCGAGTTCCCCGGAACCGACATCATCGGGCGCCTGTACACGCTGCACATCCTCATCCTGCCGATGCTCGTCATCGCGCTGATCGTCGTGCATCTGATGCTGATGATCATCAACAAGCACACGCAGTTCGCGGGACCGGGCCGCACGAACGACAACGTCGTGGGCTACCCGATGATGCCGGTGTACGCGGCGAAGATGGGCGGGTTCTTCTTCATCGTCTTCGGTGTGATCGTGGTGCTCGGCACGTTCTTCCAGATCCTGCCGTTCTGGATCTACGGGCCGTACGACCCCTCGCCGATCTCGGCGGGAACCCAGCCGGACTGGTACATCGGCTTCGCGGACGGTGCCCTGCGACTGGCGCCTCCCAACTGGGACGTCGTGATGTTCGACCGCACCTGGTCGTTCGGCATCATCGTGCCGGTGGTGGTGATGGGCCTGTTCATCGTGACGGTCGCGATCTACCCGTTCCTCGAGGCGTGGATCACGGGCGACAAGCGCGAGCACCACATCGCAGAGCGCCCGCGCAACGCCGCCACCCGTACGGCGATCGGCGTCGCCGGCATGATCTTCTATGCCGTGCTGTGGGCCGCGGCTTCCTCCGACCTCATCGCGACGCACTTCATGCTCACGATGGAGGGCGTCATCCACTCCCTGCAGGCGCTGCTTCTGATCGGCCCGCTGAGCGGCTACTTCGTCACGAAGCGCATCTGCATCGCGCTGCAGAAGAAAGACCGTGAGATCGTGCTGCACGGCTTCGAGTCCGGCCGCATCGTGCGTCTCCCCGGCGGCGAGTTCGTGGAGGTGCACCAGCCGGTCGACGAGTACGACCGGTGGAAGCTCATCGACGTCGAGAGCTACGAGCCCCTCGTGGTGCGTCCGAACGCGAAGGGCCGCATCCCGTGGACGGAGAACGTGCGCTCCGCCGTCTCCCGCTGGTTCTTCGAAGACCGCCTCGTCCCTCTCACGCAGGCCGACATCGATGCGGCCGACGCGCACGGCGGCCACGGGCACCAGGAAGAACTGGCGGAGGGCGGACCCACGGCCGAGGTGGCGGGCAGCGGGAATGCTGAAGGTCGACAGGACTGA
- a CDS encoding calcium:proton antiporter, with product MSRTELKQLIGVTDVVRVLLGWGAFAALLLLHPVLEPPVPAPVLIIALGVIIAVILVCAFGVVKQAEALAHRLGDPYGSLVLTLSIVLIEVILISAVMLGPGEHATIARDSVMAVAMIILNLVIGLALLLGGLRHRGMAHNRTGTSAYLSMLVVLVALAFGLPALIGTDGSYTTAQEIPIIILTLVLYAFFLYRQMGAQASDFTEVDPRLLQSAQRQEKAESTGGIRQVLAEHRTEVLVRLALLVVTVIPIVLLSHDMAALLDDGLGRLGAPVALAGVLIAGIVFLPESITAVRAALGGEAQRVNNLCHGALVSTVGLTIPAVLIIGMFTGQTVVLAESPANLLMLGVTLLLSVTTFAAKRVTAMHGAAHLVTFAVYLVVLFN from the coding sequence ATGTCACGCACGGAACTGAAGCAGCTGATCGGCGTCACCGACGTCGTCCGCGTCCTCCTGGGATGGGGTGCCTTCGCGGCGCTCCTCCTTCTCCACCCGGTGCTCGAGCCCCCTGTGCCCGCCCCGGTCCTCATCATCGCGCTCGGCGTCATCATCGCCGTGATCCTCGTGTGCGCGTTCGGCGTCGTGAAGCAGGCCGAAGCCCTCGCGCACCGGCTCGGCGACCCCTACGGCTCACTGGTCCTGACGCTGTCGATCGTGCTGATCGAGGTCATCCTGATCTCGGCGGTCATGCTCGGCCCGGGCGAGCATGCGACCATCGCGCGCGACTCGGTCATGGCCGTCGCCATGATCATCCTGAACCTCGTCATCGGACTCGCTCTGCTGCTCGGCGGACTGCGTCATCGCGGCATGGCGCACAACCGGACCGGCACCTCGGCGTACCTGTCGATGCTGGTGGTGCTCGTCGCCCTCGCGTTCGGCCTCCCCGCCCTCATCGGCACGGACGGCTCGTACACGACCGCGCAGGAGATCCCGATCATCATCCTGACGCTGGTGCTCTACGCGTTCTTCCTCTACCGGCAGATGGGTGCGCAGGCGAGCGACTTCACCGAGGTCGACCCGCGTCTGCTGCAGAGCGCACAGCGTCAGGAGAAGGCGGAGTCCACCGGCGGGATCCGCCAGGTGCTGGCCGAGCACCGCACGGAGGTCCTCGTCCGCCTCGCGCTGCTGGTGGTCACGGTCATCCCGATCGTGCTGCTGTCGCACGACATGGCGGCGCTGCTCGACGACGGCCTGGGTCGCCTCGGCGCCCCGGTCGCCCTCGCGGGTGTGCTCATCGCGGGCATCGTGTTCCTTCCGGAGTCGATCACGGCTGTGCGCGCCGCGCTCGGGGGAGAGGCCCAGCGGGTCAACAACCTCTGCCACGGTGCGCTCGTCTCGACGGTCGGCCTCACGATCCCCGCGGTGCTGATCATCGGGATGTTCACGGGTCAGACCGTGGTGCTCGCGGAGTCGCCGGCGAACCTTCTCATGCTCGGGGTCACGCTGCTGCTCTCGGTGACGACCTTCGCCGCCAAGCGGGTCACCGCGATGCACGGCGCGGCCCACCTGGTGACGTTCGCCGTGTACCTGGTCGTCCTGTTCAACTGA
- a CDS encoding MarR family winged helix-turn-helix transcriptional regulator, whose product MTVADGVAGIHVALVRVVSEWTESDVQALVAEGVGVALDPTGIRAVYLLGLNGGAMGFGQLAERGSMSRPTTSKLVSRLEAQGIVDRVRSGRTVEVRLTDAGDQAYARLVAAGHRMVDDALDGWDAREVEQFQAQLTRFVAALSRTSTQPSHGVSTDVATPKEET is encoded by the coding sequence ATGACGGTCGCAGACGGTGTCGCAGGCATCCACGTCGCGCTCGTCCGGGTCGTATCCGAATGGACCGAGAGCGACGTGCAGGCGCTGGTCGCGGAAGGCGTCGGCGTCGCGCTCGACCCCACCGGCATCCGCGCGGTGTACCTCCTCGGCCTCAACGGCGGGGCGATGGGATTCGGACAGCTCGCCGAGCGCGGATCGATGTCGCGCCCGACCACGTCCAAGCTGGTCTCCCGGCTGGAGGCGCAGGGCATCGTCGATCGGGTCCGCTCCGGACGCACGGTCGAGGTGCGGTTGACGGATGCCGGCGACCAGGCCTACGCACGCCTGGTCGCCGCCGGACATCGGATGGTCGACGACGCGCTGGACGGTTGGGATGCGCGTGAGGTCGAGCAGTTCCAGGCGCAGCTCACGCGATTCGTCGCCGCCCTTTCCCGCACGAGCACGCAGCCGTCTCATGGCGTCTCCACCGACGTCGCCACCCCCAAGGAGGAAACATGA
- a CDS encoding aldo/keto reductase, with protein sequence MTSFTAPRALGRTGTEISSITVGAAGWQRRADGSGPTPEETSALAREILAHPWITALDTSNNYGGGQSERRVGVALDDAGGIPPGFVLSTKADRHGRTGDFSGERMRRSLEESLARLGIDRFPLLFLHDPENTTWSAATAHDGPVAALVQARDEGLIAHLGVSGGNCTMLEEFVRLGEFEAVISHNRYTLVDRSAESLLEAAGEVGVGVFNAAPYGGGLLTAYPFWTARYAYGDAEPDVLRAATEFGEIAARHGVDLGAVSLQFSLRDPRITSTIVGMRTREDLRRTEALVAAPVPEALWEEIASVRLDPGTWQDALIPWVRE encoded by the coding sequence ATGACGTCGTTCACGGCCCCGCGCGCACTCGGCCGGACCGGGACGGAGATATCGAGCATCACGGTGGGTGCCGCCGGATGGCAGCGACGGGCCGACGGCAGCGGCCCGACGCCCGAGGAGACCTCAGCGCTCGCGCGGGAGATCCTCGCCCACCCCTGGATCACAGCGCTCGACACCTCCAACAACTACGGCGGCGGGCAGAGCGAGCGCCGCGTGGGAGTCGCCCTCGACGACGCGGGCGGGATCCCTCCGGGGTTCGTGCTCAGCACGAAGGCGGATCGACACGGCCGGACCGGCGACTTCTCGGGCGAGCGCATGCGACGCTCGCTGGAGGAGAGCCTGGCGCGGCTGGGCATCGATCGTTTCCCTCTTCTCTTCCTCCACGACCCGGAGAACACCACCTGGTCGGCCGCCACAGCCCATGACGGGCCCGTCGCCGCGCTCGTGCAGGCGCGGGACGAGGGCTTGATCGCGCACCTGGGCGTCTCGGGTGGGAACTGCACGATGCTGGAGGAGTTCGTGCGCCTCGGCGAGTTCGAGGCCGTCATCAGCCACAACCGGTACACGCTCGTGGATCGTTCGGCCGAGTCGCTCCTGGAGGCGGCGGGGGAAGTCGGTGTCGGCGTGTTCAACGCGGCCCCCTACGGAGGCGGCCTGCTGACCGCGTATCCGTTCTGGACCGCTCGGTACGCGTACGGTGATGCCGAGCCCGATGTGCTCCGTGCGGCGACGGAATTCGGCGAGATCGCGGCGCGTCACGGCGTGGATCTCGGAGCGGTCTCCCTGCAGTTCTCGCTGCGCGATCCGCGGATCACCTCGACGATCGTGGGCATGCGGACCCGAGAGGACCTGCGTCGCACCGAAGCGCTTGTCGCTGCGCCGGTTCCGGAGGCACTCTGGGAGGAGATCGCGTCCGTGCGGCTGGATCCCGGCACCTGGCAGGACGCCCTGATCCCCTGGGTGCGGGAGTGA
- a CDS encoding methyltransferase family protein has product MEATRRPADSAGTDAGTRAVMWERVYFAAQALAGAAWWVGVFTLPWVRSATLGTLDVGLLAALDIPLFVIASALVACGLRFVAWIVAPWTMLVAAGMVLYATVTATTGWGALLMVAAAAGSTAAGIVVLVGRLPSEWLLIGPFRFRPAAPTTTGALVTKAALQTLVFSGIFLIVIPGIILALELRWGLHLDFPAVLRVGGVVLFAAALALSLWSSAAMSVRGAGTPLPSEMPRRLVISGPYRFVRNPMAVGGIGQGVAIGLIAGSWLVVVYALAGSLVWNTLVRPLEEADLEERFGPEFRAYRATVSCWIPRRPAAAAESATPPRTVASGN; this is encoded by the coding sequence ATGGAGGCGACCCGGCGACCGGCGGACTCGGCCGGGACGGATGCCGGGACACGCGCCGTGATGTGGGAACGCGTGTACTTCGCCGCCCAGGCGCTCGCGGGTGCGGCCTGGTGGGTCGGGGTGTTCACTCTTCCCTGGGTGCGATCCGCGACGCTGGGCACGCTCGACGTCGGACTCCTGGCCGCGCTGGACATCCCACTGTTCGTGATCGCCTCCGCACTGGTCGCCTGCGGGCTCCGGTTCGTCGCCTGGATCGTGGCGCCCTGGACGATGCTCGTCGCGGCCGGCATGGTCCTGTACGCCACGGTGACGGCGACCACGGGGTGGGGCGCTCTGCTGATGGTGGCGGCAGCGGCCGGCTCGACGGCCGCCGGGATCGTCGTGCTCGTGGGGCGATTGCCCTCGGAGTGGCTGCTGATCGGTCCGTTCCGCTTCCGGCCGGCAGCGCCGACCACGACCGGAGCCCTCGTCACGAAGGCCGCGCTGCAGACCCTCGTGTTCTCGGGGATCTTCCTCATCGTGATCCCCGGCATCATCCTGGCGCTGGAGCTGCGCTGGGGGCTGCACCTGGACTTCCCGGCCGTCCTTCGCGTCGGCGGAGTGGTCCTGTTCGCCGCAGCACTCGCCCTGTCGCTGTGGTCGTCGGCGGCGATGTCCGTGCGCGGCGCCGGGACCCCGCTGCCCTCGGAGATGCCGCGCCGGCTCGTGATCTCCGGCCCGTACCGGTTCGTCCGCAACCCGATGGCGGTCGGCGGGATCGGACAGGGCGTGGCGATCGGCCTGATCGCGGGCTCGTGGCTCGTGGTCGTCTACGCCCTCGCCGGCTCCCTGGTCTGGAACACGCTGGTGCGGCCGCTCGAGGAAGCAGACCTGGAGGAACGGTTCGGGCCGGAGTTCCGCGCCTACCGCGCGACCGTCTCCTGCTGGATCCCCCGGCGTCCGGCAGCCGCGGCCGAATCGGCGACCCCGCCACGCACAGTTGCCTCAGGCAACTAA
- a CDS encoding carbohydrate ABC transporter permease translates to MTTATQIVGRRLTRVPVTDAPVGRSHKGAFWPTFALIAGALYCLFPLVWVVIASTKSSRELFTTSTLLPGTGLWDNLTTLFAYNDGVYVKWALNTVLFAGVGGLASMVVSGLAGYAFAKFEFRGKGLLFKLLLAGVLVPGITLAIPQYFIMAGLGLTNTYWSVLLPMLISPFGIFLARIYAASSVPDETLEAARLDGASEFAILRKITFPIMLPGLVTVFMLQFVAIWNNFLLPYLMLSGEDKYPLTVGLFTLVSRGTNEPALHTAVITGSALAVIPLVLLMLWLSRYWRLDLISGGLKG, encoded by the coding sequence ATGACCACCGCCACGCAGATCGTCGGTCGGCGCCTCACCCGCGTGCCCGTGACCGACGCCCCCGTCGGGCGCTCGCACAAGGGCGCCTTCTGGCCCACGTTCGCGCTGATCGCGGGCGCCCTGTACTGCCTCTTCCCGCTGGTGTGGGTCGTGATCGCCTCCACGAAGAGCTCGCGCGAGCTGTTCACCACGTCGACGCTGCTTCCCGGCACCGGGCTGTGGGACAACCTCACCACCCTGTTCGCCTACAACGACGGCGTCTACGTGAAGTGGGCGCTGAACACGGTGCTGTTCGCCGGCGTCGGCGGGCTCGCCTCGATGGTCGTCAGCGGACTGGCCGGATACGCATTCGCAAAGTTCGAGTTCCGCGGCAAGGGACTGCTGTTCAAGCTCCTGCTCGCCGGTGTGCTGGTGCCCGGGATCACCCTCGCCATCCCGCAGTACTTCATCATGGCGGGGCTCGGTCTGACCAACACGTACTGGTCGGTGCTGCTGCCGATGCTGATCAGCCCGTTCGGGATCTTCCTCGCGCGGATCTACGCCGCGTCCTCCGTGCCCGACGAGACGCTGGAGGCCGCGCGGCTCGATGGTGCCAGCGAGTTCGCGATCCTGCGCAAGATCACCTTCCCGATCATGCTGCCCGGACTCGTCACGGTGTTCATGCTGCAGTTCGTCGCGATCTGGAACAACTTCCTGCTCCCGTACCTGATGCTCTCGGGCGAGGACAAGTACCCGCTCACCGTCGGCCTGTTCACCCTGGTCAGCCGCGGCACCAATGAGCCCGCGCTCCATACCGCGGTGATCACGGGTTCCGCGCTCGCCGTGATTCCGCTCGTGCTGCTGATGCTCTGGCTCTCCCGGTACTGGCGTCTCGATCTGATCAGCGGAGGGCTGAAGGGATGA
- a CDS encoding SDR family oxidoreductase yields MTRTYIVTGAASGIGAATTELLRTQGHTVIGVDLAGTEVEGDLSTPDGRKAAADAAVAAAGGTVDAVVACAGIAAPISKTMAINYFGVTEFLEALLPTLSLADQPRAAVVSSMASLQPVSPELVDAALSGDETLALSIGDQLATTPEAGFLNYSSSKRALSRWVRRESVTPAWAGAGIPLNAVAPGTVTTAMTAGLLASPEGLAQVDAAVPMPLNYHQPASSIAELLVWLTSPANTHMAGQTIYCDGGADAVLRGDDIWSWNDAPRG; encoded by the coding sequence ATGACACGCACGTACATCGTCACCGGCGCCGCCTCCGGCATCGGTGCAGCCACCACCGAGCTGCTGCGCACGCAGGGCCACACGGTGATCGGAGTCGACCTCGCCGGCACCGAGGTCGAAGGCGACCTGTCGACCCCGGACGGCCGCAAGGCGGCTGCGGATGCCGCCGTCGCGGCCGCCGGCGGCACGGTCGACGCGGTCGTCGCGTGCGCCGGCATCGCCGCGCCGATCTCCAAGACGATGGCCATCAACTACTTCGGCGTGACCGAGTTCCTGGAGGCGCTTCTGCCGACGCTGAGCCTCGCCGACCAGCCGCGCGCCGCCGTGGTGTCGTCCATGGCGTCGCTGCAGCCGGTCTCGCCCGAGCTCGTCGACGCCGCCCTGAGCGGCGATGAGACGCTGGCGCTGTCGATCGGCGACCAGCTCGCGACCACCCCCGAGGCCGGATTCCTCAACTACTCGTCGAGCAAGCGCGCGCTGTCGCGCTGGGTGCGCCGCGAATCCGTCACCCCGGCCTGGGCCGGCGCCGGCATCCCGCTCAACGCCGTCGCCCCGGGCACGGTCACCACGGCGATGACCGCGGGTCTGCTCGCGAGCCCCGAAGGTCTCGCGCAGGTCGACGCGGCGGTCCCGATGCCGCTGAACTACCACCAGCCGGCCTCGTCCATCGCCGAGCTCCTGGTGTGGCTGACGAGCCCGGCGAACACGCACATGGCCGGTCAGACCATCTACTGCGACGGCGGCGCCGACGCGGTCCTGCGCGGCGACGACATCTGGTCCTGGAACGACGCACCGCGCGGCTGA
- a CDS encoding carbohydrate ABC transporter permease: protein MSVLSDEKLAPAAVAPSRAAGRRPSRRPRAPYAFVLPAALLFLAFYLIPLGYAIYLSFRGAKVSGGGGYGTREETWVGLENYANVLTDPELLASLVRLLQYGLITVPITLGGALLIALLLDAPRARFVTASRTAIFAPYAVPGIIASIMWGFLFLPSTSPLNAILKSLGLPTLNLLDSSWVIGSLANIAIWGALGFNMIILYTALRSVPMEIYDSARVDGCSEWQIAWRIKIPLIAPSLVLTSLFSLIATLQVYSEPTTLRPLTSAITSTFFPLMKVYRDAFTNDQINAAAAMAVVITVGTLVASLGLLRLVQGKTNGDER from the coding sequence ATGTCCGTTCTCTCAGACGAGAAGCTCGCCCCGGCCGCTGTCGCGCCGTCGCGGGCCGCAGGACGACGGCCCTCACGTCGTCCCCGCGCGCCCTACGCGTTCGTCCTCCCCGCGGCGCTCCTGTTCCTCGCGTTCTATCTGATCCCCCTCGGGTACGCGATCTACCTCAGCTTCCGCGGCGCCAAGGTCAGCGGCGGCGGCGGATACGGTACCCGCGAGGAGACGTGGGTCGGCCTCGAGAACTACGCCAATGTGCTCACCGACCCCGAGCTCCTCGCAAGCCTGGTGCGCCTCCTGCAATACGGCCTCATCACCGTGCCCATCACCCTGGGGGGTGCGCTCCTGATCGCCCTCCTCCTGGACGCGCCCCGTGCGCGCTTCGTGACGGCATCCCGCACCGCGATCTTCGCGCCCTATGCGGTGCCGGGGATCATCGCCTCCATCATGTGGGGCTTCCTCTTCCTGCCGTCGACCAGCCCGCTCAACGCGATCCTGAAGAGCCTCGGGCTGCCGACGCTCAACCTGCTGGACAGTTCCTGGGTGATCGGCTCGCTCGCCAACATCGCGATCTGGGGCGCGCTCGGATTCAACATGATCATCCTCTACACCGCGCTCCGTTCGGTCCCGATGGAGATCTACGATTCGGCGCGCGTGGACGGCTGCAGCGAGTGGCAGATCGCCTGGCGGATCAAGATCCCGCTGATCGCTCCGTCGCTGGTGCTGACCTCGCTGTTCTCGCTGATCGCCACACTCCAGGTGTACAGCGAGCCGACCACGCTTCGCCCGCTGACGAGCGCGATCACGTCCACCTTCTTCCCCCTCATGAAGGTGTATCGCGACGCGTTCACCAATGATCAGATCAATGCTGCTGCCGCCATGGCCGTGGTCATCACCGTGGGCACGCTGGTCGCCTCCCTCGGGTTGCTGCGCCTCGTGCAGGGCAAGACGAACGGAGACGAGCGATGA